In one window of Solanum pennellii chromosome 2, SPENNV200 DNA:
- the LOC107009189 gene encoding PH, RCC1 and FYVE domains-containing protein 1 isoform X1: MGEEHLTIDPSDRAVEQAIVALKKGAHLLKYGRRGKPKFYPLRLSADEKFLIWYSGEKENQLRLSSITNVIRGQSTVIIQPEMESQCISLIYGNGERTLDLICKDKMQAETWFVGLRAVISRTHHHRMVDSLKSKRGAHSCISSPAGYMRRKQNLGLSAKTIRLSQVRSLAGSPTQSFSERCFTDGLSCSSESFFSESSLSNVMDNFTSCSSYFEPDELSQTRASCAGTEIQTDMLAPLLPSSNESRPFGKNILRDVFIWGEGAEGGCLGVGEVKLDALSPKLLESTVMLDVQSISIGRSHASIVTKQGDVFCWGEGKNGRLGHKHDMDTERPKLVDSLNGVRVKSVSCGEYQTCALTFSGELYTWGDNSLCAELVGEEKKRSHWLPNRVCGSLGGVKISYVACAEWHTAIVSTSGQLFTYGDGTFGVLGHGNLQSVAQPKEVESLRGLWVKCVACGPWHTAAVVEVIVDRLKFNNPGGKLFTWGDGDKGRLGHPGEETKLLPTCVAKLVDHDFIQVSCASTLTVALSSTGKVYMMGSAVHGQLGNPEAKDKSLVLVQGKLREEFITEISSGSYHVAVLTSRGSVYTWGKGENGQLGLGDTKDRSWPTLVESLRDRQVEHIACGSSTTAAICLHKSASSTDQSSCKGCNMSFGITRKKQNCYNCGLLFCRTCCSKKTPNASLAPDKTKAFRVCDPCFYQLQRIAQSSRSSKLENRSPRPLPITVKAVTCEKVERDEANTMSSRMMSTKKYLTENNQCFDRRSANSLGESRQFSDPVTSLLDSFPRWGQVPCPKVFRRDYVQMRTQNPHLRNSLASASPTYFVEPKVVLSAGLTVEEDFQESDKILLKEVCKLRTQVESLERLCETRKEKIQESQQKVEEAWSVAKEEASKSKAAKEVIKALTSRLQEMSERFFAGAEANVQAIANVLQTTSTYSDSQNHTSGHRIVVPVANTQLEERNVDSLCGSPIVFSSTLRSFYNKEDNVDSRSTEESCKEADHVQAGIRTSKVEWVEQYQLGVFITLTILPSGKKGLKRVRFSRKKFTEKEAKKWWEENQLSVYKKYDVEGYENVNQVLLKK; the protein is encoded by the exons ATGGGTGAAGAACACTTGACCATTGATCCTTCTGATAGAGCTGTTGAACag GCAATAGTTGCATTGAAGAAGGGGGCACATCTTCTGAAGTATGGTAGAAGAGGGAAGCCCAAATTCTACCCTCTAAGGTTATCCGCG gATGAGAAGTTTTTGATCTGGTACTCTGGTGAGAAGGAAAACCAACTGAGGTTAAGTTCAATCACGAATGTCATCCGCGGCCAAAGTACT gtaATTATTCAGCCTGAAATGGAAAGTCAATGCATATCACTTATATATGGAAATGGCGAGCGCACTCTTGATCTG atTTGCAAGGACAAAATGCAGGCAGAGACTTGGTTTGTAGGCCTGAGAGCTGTAATATCCAGGACTCACCATCACAGAATGGTGGACTCTCTGAAAAGCAAAAGAGGTGCACACAGTTGCATCAGTAGTCCAGCGGGTTATATGCGGAGGAAACAGAATCTTGGACTTTCAGCAAAGACAATCAGACTGTCTCAG GTTCGCAGCTTAGCGGGGAGTCCCACTCAGTCATTTTCAGAAAGGTGTTTTACTGATGGCTTATCATGTTCTTCCGAGAGCTTTTTCTCAGAATCAAGCCTATCAAATGTAATGGATAATTTTACTTCATGTTCGTCATATTTTGAACCAGATGAGTTAAGCCAGACGAGAGCATCTTGTGCTGGGACTGAAATCCAAACTGATATGCTTGCTCCACTTTTACCATCCAGTAATGAGTCAAGACCATTTGGAAAGAATATACTGCGGGATGTTTTTATCTGGGGAGAAGGAGCAGAAGGGGGGTGCTTGGGGGTTGGGGAAGTGAAGTTGGATGCTTTGTCACCCAAACTTCTTGAGTCCACTGTGATGCTTGATGTACAATCAATATCCATTGGTAGGAGTCATGCTTCCATAGTCACCAAACAAGGTGATGTTTTTTGCTGGGGTGAAGGAAAGAATGGACGTCTTGGGCATAAACATGATATGGACACTGAACGACCAAAACTGGTTGACTCTCTTAACGGGGTTCGGGTAAAATCTGTCTCTTGTGGGGAATACCAAACATGTGCCCTGACCTTTTCTGGTGAACTATATACATGGGGGGACAACTCTCTTTGTGCTGAGTTGGTAGGTGAGGAAAAGAAGAGAAGCCATTGGCTACCAAACAGAGTATGTGGTTCTCTGGGTGGTGTAAAAATCTCTTATGTTGCTTGTGCGGAATGGCACACAGCAATTGTTTCAACATCTGGGCAATTGTTTACTTATGGAGATGGAACTTTTGGGGTTCTTGGTCATGGAAATCTCCAAAGTGTTGCTCAGCCCAAAGAAGTTGAGTCACTTAGAGGTTTGTGGGTCAAATGTGTTGCATGTGGGCCATGGCATACAGCTGCAGTAGTGGAAGTCATTGTTGATCGTCTTAAATTCAACAATCCAGGTGGAAAGCTGTTTACATGGGGTGACGGAGATAAAGGAAGGCTTGGTCATCCTGGTGAGGAGACAAAGCTCTTACCGACCTGTGTGGCAAAACTTGTTGATCATGATTTCATTCAAGTTTCCTGTGCAAGCACGCTAACCGTTGCACTATCTAGCACAGGAAAAGTTTATATGATGGGAAGTGCAGTGCATGGGCAACTAGGCAATCCAGAAGCCAAAGATAAATCATTAGTGCTTGTGCAAGGAAAACTTAGGGAGGAGTTCATTACAGAGATATCCTCGGGATCATATCATGTTGCTGTGCTAACATCAAGGGGAAGTGTTTACACATGGGGGAAAGGAGAAAATGGACAGTTAGGATTAGGTGATACAAAAGATAGAAGTTGGCCAACTTTAGTTGAATCACTGAGAGACAGGCAGGTGGAACATATTGCTTGTGGGTCAAGTACTACAGCAGCAATATGTTTGCACAAATCTGCATCTAGTACTGATCAATCATCTTGCAAAGGATGTAACATGTCTTTTGGAATTACGAGGAAGAAGCAAAACTGTTACAATTGCGGCCTTCTCTTCTGCCGCACATGCTGcagcaagaaaaccccaaatgCCTCTCTAGCCCCTGACAAGACTAAAGCTTTTCGGGTATGTGATCCATGTTTTTACCAACTTCAGAGGATTGCTCAGTCAAGCAGGTCATCCAAGCTTGAAAACCGTAGTCCAAGACCCTTACCGATTACCGTAAAAGCAGTTACTTGCGAGAAAGTAGAGCGAGACGAGGCAAATACTATGTCAAGTCGAATGATGTCGACAAAAAAGTATCTAACTGAGAACAATCAATGTTTTGACAGGAGGTCTGCCAACAGTCTAGGGGAAAGTAGGCAGTTCTCTGATCCTGTTACGTCCTTGCTGGATAGTTTTCCAAGATGGGGCCAAGTTCCTTGTCCTAAAGTCTTTAGAAGAGACTATGTACAGATGAGAACCCAAAATCCTCATTTGAGGAATTCACTGGCTTCAGCTTCTCCAACTTATTTCGTAGAACCAAAAGTTGTCCTCTCTGCTGGTCTAACTGTGGAGGAAGACTTTCAAGAATCGGATAAGATCCTACTCAAAGAAGTTTGCAAGCTAAGAACTCAG GTTGAAAGTCTTGAAAGATTATGTGaaacaagaaaggagaaaattcAAGAGAGTCAACAAAAAGTTGAAGAAGCCTGGTCAGTGGCTAAAGAGGAAGCTTCTAAGAGTAAAGCAGCAAAAGAAGTTATAAAAGCTTTGACATCTAGG CTTCAGGAAATGTCAGAGCGCTTTTTTGCTGGAGCAGAAGCTAATGTTCAAGCTATTGCAAATGTACTGCAGACAACATCAACATATTCAGATAGCCAAAATCATACAAGTGGACACCGAATTGTTGTGCCTGTTGCAAACACACAACTAGAGGAGAGAAATGTTGATAGCCTATGTGGTTCTCCAATTGTATTCTCTAGTACTTTGAGATCCTTCTATAACAAAGAAGACAACGTGGACTCCCGATCAACAGAAGAGTCTTGTAAAGAAGCTGATCATGTCCAAGCTGGGATCAGAACATCAAAAGTTGAATGGGTGGAACAGTATCAACTCGGTGTCTTCATTACGTTGACAATACTGCCAAGTGGAAAGAAGGGACTCAAGCGAGTCAGATTCAG TAGGAAAAAGTTCACTGAGAAGGAAGCAAAGAAGTGGTGGGAAGAAAATCAGCTTTCTGTGTACAAAAAGTATGATGTTGAAGGATATGAAAATGTGAACCAAGTTTTGCTGAAGAAGTAG
- the LOC107009189 gene encoding PH, RCC1 and FYVE domains-containing protein 1 isoform X2 — MSSAAKVIIQPEMESQCISLIYGNGERTLDLICKDKMQAETWFVGLRAVISRTHHHRMVDSLKSKRGAHSCISSPAGYMRRKQNLGLSAKTIRLSQVRSLAGSPTQSFSERCFTDGLSCSSESFFSESSLSNVMDNFTSCSSYFEPDELSQTRASCAGTEIQTDMLAPLLPSSNESRPFGKNILRDVFIWGEGAEGGCLGVGEVKLDALSPKLLESTVMLDVQSISIGRSHASIVTKQGDVFCWGEGKNGRLGHKHDMDTERPKLVDSLNGVRVKSVSCGEYQTCALTFSGELYTWGDNSLCAELVGEEKKRSHWLPNRVCGSLGGVKISYVACAEWHTAIVSTSGQLFTYGDGTFGVLGHGNLQSVAQPKEVESLRGLWVKCVACGPWHTAAVVEVIVDRLKFNNPGGKLFTWGDGDKGRLGHPGEETKLLPTCVAKLVDHDFIQVSCASTLTVALSSTGKVYMMGSAVHGQLGNPEAKDKSLVLVQGKLREEFITEISSGSYHVAVLTSRGSVYTWGKGENGQLGLGDTKDRSWPTLVESLRDRQVEHIACGSSTTAAICLHKSASSTDQSSCKGCNMSFGITRKKQNCYNCGLLFCRTCCSKKTPNASLAPDKTKAFRVCDPCFYQLQRIAQSSRSSKLENRSPRPLPITVKAVTCEKVERDEANTMSSRMMSTKKYLTENNQCFDRRSANSLGESRQFSDPVTSLLDSFPRWGQVPCPKVFRRDYVQMRTQNPHLRNSLASASPTYFVEPKVVLSAGLTVEEDFQESDKILLKEVCKLRTQVESLERLCETRKEKIQESQQKVEEAWSVAKEEASKSKAAKEVIKALTSRLQEMSERFFAGAEANVQAIANVLQTTSTYSDSQNHTSGHRIVVPVANTQLEERNVDSLCGSPIVFSSTLRSFYNKEDNVDSRSTEESCKEADHVQAGIRTSKVEWVEQYQLGVFITLTILPSGKKGLKRVRFSRKKFTEKEAKKWWEENQLSVYKKYDVEGYENVNQVLLKK, encoded by the exons ATGTCATCCGCGGCCAAA gtaATTATTCAGCCTGAAATGGAAAGTCAATGCATATCACTTATATATGGAAATGGCGAGCGCACTCTTGATCTG atTTGCAAGGACAAAATGCAGGCAGAGACTTGGTTTGTAGGCCTGAGAGCTGTAATATCCAGGACTCACCATCACAGAATGGTGGACTCTCTGAAAAGCAAAAGAGGTGCACACAGTTGCATCAGTAGTCCAGCGGGTTATATGCGGAGGAAACAGAATCTTGGACTTTCAGCAAAGACAATCAGACTGTCTCAG GTTCGCAGCTTAGCGGGGAGTCCCACTCAGTCATTTTCAGAAAGGTGTTTTACTGATGGCTTATCATGTTCTTCCGAGAGCTTTTTCTCAGAATCAAGCCTATCAAATGTAATGGATAATTTTACTTCATGTTCGTCATATTTTGAACCAGATGAGTTAAGCCAGACGAGAGCATCTTGTGCTGGGACTGAAATCCAAACTGATATGCTTGCTCCACTTTTACCATCCAGTAATGAGTCAAGACCATTTGGAAAGAATATACTGCGGGATGTTTTTATCTGGGGAGAAGGAGCAGAAGGGGGGTGCTTGGGGGTTGGGGAAGTGAAGTTGGATGCTTTGTCACCCAAACTTCTTGAGTCCACTGTGATGCTTGATGTACAATCAATATCCATTGGTAGGAGTCATGCTTCCATAGTCACCAAACAAGGTGATGTTTTTTGCTGGGGTGAAGGAAAGAATGGACGTCTTGGGCATAAACATGATATGGACACTGAACGACCAAAACTGGTTGACTCTCTTAACGGGGTTCGGGTAAAATCTGTCTCTTGTGGGGAATACCAAACATGTGCCCTGACCTTTTCTGGTGAACTATATACATGGGGGGACAACTCTCTTTGTGCTGAGTTGGTAGGTGAGGAAAAGAAGAGAAGCCATTGGCTACCAAACAGAGTATGTGGTTCTCTGGGTGGTGTAAAAATCTCTTATGTTGCTTGTGCGGAATGGCACACAGCAATTGTTTCAACATCTGGGCAATTGTTTACTTATGGAGATGGAACTTTTGGGGTTCTTGGTCATGGAAATCTCCAAAGTGTTGCTCAGCCCAAAGAAGTTGAGTCACTTAGAGGTTTGTGGGTCAAATGTGTTGCATGTGGGCCATGGCATACAGCTGCAGTAGTGGAAGTCATTGTTGATCGTCTTAAATTCAACAATCCAGGTGGAAAGCTGTTTACATGGGGTGACGGAGATAAAGGAAGGCTTGGTCATCCTGGTGAGGAGACAAAGCTCTTACCGACCTGTGTGGCAAAACTTGTTGATCATGATTTCATTCAAGTTTCCTGTGCAAGCACGCTAACCGTTGCACTATCTAGCACAGGAAAAGTTTATATGATGGGAAGTGCAGTGCATGGGCAACTAGGCAATCCAGAAGCCAAAGATAAATCATTAGTGCTTGTGCAAGGAAAACTTAGGGAGGAGTTCATTACAGAGATATCCTCGGGATCATATCATGTTGCTGTGCTAACATCAAGGGGAAGTGTTTACACATGGGGGAAAGGAGAAAATGGACAGTTAGGATTAGGTGATACAAAAGATAGAAGTTGGCCAACTTTAGTTGAATCACTGAGAGACAGGCAGGTGGAACATATTGCTTGTGGGTCAAGTACTACAGCAGCAATATGTTTGCACAAATCTGCATCTAGTACTGATCAATCATCTTGCAAAGGATGTAACATGTCTTTTGGAATTACGAGGAAGAAGCAAAACTGTTACAATTGCGGCCTTCTCTTCTGCCGCACATGCTGcagcaagaaaaccccaaatgCCTCTCTAGCCCCTGACAAGACTAAAGCTTTTCGGGTATGTGATCCATGTTTTTACCAACTTCAGAGGATTGCTCAGTCAAGCAGGTCATCCAAGCTTGAAAACCGTAGTCCAAGACCCTTACCGATTACCGTAAAAGCAGTTACTTGCGAGAAAGTAGAGCGAGACGAGGCAAATACTATGTCAAGTCGAATGATGTCGACAAAAAAGTATCTAACTGAGAACAATCAATGTTTTGACAGGAGGTCTGCCAACAGTCTAGGGGAAAGTAGGCAGTTCTCTGATCCTGTTACGTCCTTGCTGGATAGTTTTCCAAGATGGGGCCAAGTTCCTTGTCCTAAAGTCTTTAGAAGAGACTATGTACAGATGAGAACCCAAAATCCTCATTTGAGGAATTCACTGGCTTCAGCTTCTCCAACTTATTTCGTAGAACCAAAAGTTGTCCTCTCTGCTGGTCTAACTGTGGAGGAAGACTTTCAAGAATCGGATAAGATCCTACTCAAAGAAGTTTGCAAGCTAAGAACTCAG GTTGAAAGTCTTGAAAGATTATGTGaaacaagaaaggagaaaattcAAGAGAGTCAACAAAAAGTTGAAGAAGCCTGGTCAGTGGCTAAAGAGGAAGCTTCTAAGAGTAAAGCAGCAAAAGAAGTTATAAAAGCTTTGACATCTAGG CTTCAGGAAATGTCAGAGCGCTTTTTTGCTGGAGCAGAAGCTAATGTTCAAGCTATTGCAAATGTACTGCAGACAACATCAACATATTCAGATAGCCAAAATCATACAAGTGGACACCGAATTGTTGTGCCTGTTGCAAACACACAACTAGAGGAGAGAAATGTTGATAGCCTATGTGGTTCTCCAATTGTATTCTCTAGTACTTTGAGATCCTTCTATAACAAAGAAGACAACGTGGACTCCCGATCAACAGAAGAGTCTTGTAAAGAAGCTGATCATGTCCAAGCTGGGATCAGAACATCAAAAGTTGAATGGGTGGAACAGTATCAACTCGGTGTCTTCATTACGTTGACAATACTGCCAAGTGGAAAGAAGGGACTCAAGCGAGTCAGATTCAG TAGGAAAAAGTTCACTGAGAAGGAAGCAAAGAAGTGGTGGGAAGAAAATCAGCTTTCTGTGTACAAAAAGTATGATGTTGAAGGATATGAAAATGTGAACCAAGTTTTGCTGAAGAAGTAG
- the LOC107009189 gene encoding PH, RCC1 and FYVE domains-containing protein 1 isoform X3: MESQCISLIYGNGERTLDLICKDKMQAETWFVGLRAVISRTHHHRMVDSLKSKRGAHSCISSPAGYMRRKQNLGLSAKTIRLSQVRSLAGSPTQSFSERCFTDGLSCSSESFFSESSLSNVMDNFTSCSSYFEPDELSQTRASCAGTEIQTDMLAPLLPSSNESRPFGKNILRDVFIWGEGAEGGCLGVGEVKLDALSPKLLESTVMLDVQSISIGRSHASIVTKQGDVFCWGEGKNGRLGHKHDMDTERPKLVDSLNGVRVKSVSCGEYQTCALTFSGELYTWGDNSLCAELVGEEKKRSHWLPNRVCGSLGGVKISYVACAEWHTAIVSTSGQLFTYGDGTFGVLGHGNLQSVAQPKEVESLRGLWVKCVACGPWHTAAVVEVIVDRLKFNNPGGKLFTWGDGDKGRLGHPGEETKLLPTCVAKLVDHDFIQVSCASTLTVALSSTGKVYMMGSAVHGQLGNPEAKDKSLVLVQGKLREEFITEISSGSYHVAVLTSRGSVYTWGKGENGQLGLGDTKDRSWPTLVESLRDRQVEHIACGSSTTAAICLHKSASSTDQSSCKGCNMSFGITRKKQNCYNCGLLFCRTCCSKKTPNASLAPDKTKAFRVCDPCFYQLQRIAQSSRSSKLENRSPRPLPITVKAVTCEKVERDEANTMSSRMMSTKKYLTENNQCFDRRSANSLGESRQFSDPVTSLLDSFPRWGQVPCPKVFRRDYVQMRTQNPHLRNSLASASPTYFVEPKVVLSAGLTVEEDFQESDKILLKEVCKLRTQVESLERLCETRKEKIQESQQKVEEAWSVAKEEASKSKAAKEVIKALTSRLQEMSERFFAGAEANVQAIANVLQTTSTYSDSQNHTSGHRIVVPVANTQLEERNVDSLCGSPIVFSSTLRSFYNKEDNVDSRSTEESCKEADHVQAGIRTSKVEWVEQYQLGVFITLTILPSGKKGLKRVRFSRKKFTEKEAKKWWEENQLSVYKKYDVEGYENVNQVLLKK; encoded by the exons ATGGAAAGTCAATGCATATCACTTATATATGGAAATGGCGAGCGCACTCTTGATCTG atTTGCAAGGACAAAATGCAGGCAGAGACTTGGTTTGTAGGCCTGAGAGCTGTAATATCCAGGACTCACCATCACAGAATGGTGGACTCTCTGAAAAGCAAAAGAGGTGCACACAGTTGCATCAGTAGTCCAGCGGGTTATATGCGGAGGAAACAGAATCTTGGACTTTCAGCAAAGACAATCAGACTGTCTCAG GTTCGCAGCTTAGCGGGGAGTCCCACTCAGTCATTTTCAGAAAGGTGTTTTACTGATGGCTTATCATGTTCTTCCGAGAGCTTTTTCTCAGAATCAAGCCTATCAAATGTAATGGATAATTTTACTTCATGTTCGTCATATTTTGAACCAGATGAGTTAAGCCAGACGAGAGCATCTTGTGCTGGGACTGAAATCCAAACTGATATGCTTGCTCCACTTTTACCATCCAGTAATGAGTCAAGACCATTTGGAAAGAATATACTGCGGGATGTTTTTATCTGGGGAGAAGGAGCAGAAGGGGGGTGCTTGGGGGTTGGGGAAGTGAAGTTGGATGCTTTGTCACCCAAACTTCTTGAGTCCACTGTGATGCTTGATGTACAATCAATATCCATTGGTAGGAGTCATGCTTCCATAGTCACCAAACAAGGTGATGTTTTTTGCTGGGGTGAAGGAAAGAATGGACGTCTTGGGCATAAACATGATATGGACACTGAACGACCAAAACTGGTTGACTCTCTTAACGGGGTTCGGGTAAAATCTGTCTCTTGTGGGGAATACCAAACATGTGCCCTGACCTTTTCTGGTGAACTATATACATGGGGGGACAACTCTCTTTGTGCTGAGTTGGTAGGTGAGGAAAAGAAGAGAAGCCATTGGCTACCAAACAGAGTATGTGGTTCTCTGGGTGGTGTAAAAATCTCTTATGTTGCTTGTGCGGAATGGCACACAGCAATTGTTTCAACATCTGGGCAATTGTTTACTTATGGAGATGGAACTTTTGGGGTTCTTGGTCATGGAAATCTCCAAAGTGTTGCTCAGCCCAAAGAAGTTGAGTCACTTAGAGGTTTGTGGGTCAAATGTGTTGCATGTGGGCCATGGCATACAGCTGCAGTAGTGGAAGTCATTGTTGATCGTCTTAAATTCAACAATCCAGGTGGAAAGCTGTTTACATGGGGTGACGGAGATAAAGGAAGGCTTGGTCATCCTGGTGAGGAGACAAAGCTCTTACCGACCTGTGTGGCAAAACTTGTTGATCATGATTTCATTCAAGTTTCCTGTGCAAGCACGCTAACCGTTGCACTATCTAGCACAGGAAAAGTTTATATGATGGGAAGTGCAGTGCATGGGCAACTAGGCAATCCAGAAGCCAAAGATAAATCATTAGTGCTTGTGCAAGGAAAACTTAGGGAGGAGTTCATTACAGAGATATCCTCGGGATCATATCATGTTGCTGTGCTAACATCAAGGGGAAGTGTTTACACATGGGGGAAAGGAGAAAATGGACAGTTAGGATTAGGTGATACAAAAGATAGAAGTTGGCCAACTTTAGTTGAATCACTGAGAGACAGGCAGGTGGAACATATTGCTTGTGGGTCAAGTACTACAGCAGCAATATGTTTGCACAAATCTGCATCTAGTACTGATCAATCATCTTGCAAAGGATGTAACATGTCTTTTGGAATTACGAGGAAGAAGCAAAACTGTTACAATTGCGGCCTTCTCTTCTGCCGCACATGCTGcagcaagaaaaccccaaatgCCTCTCTAGCCCCTGACAAGACTAAAGCTTTTCGGGTATGTGATCCATGTTTTTACCAACTTCAGAGGATTGCTCAGTCAAGCAGGTCATCCAAGCTTGAAAACCGTAGTCCAAGACCCTTACCGATTACCGTAAAAGCAGTTACTTGCGAGAAAGTAGAGCGAGACGAGGCAAATACTATGTCAAGTCGAATGATGTCGACAAAAAAGTATCTAACTGAGAACAATCAATGTTTTGACAGGAGGTCTGCCAACAGTCTAGGGGAAAGTAGGCAGTTCTCTGATCCTGTTACGTCCTTGCTGGATAGTTTTCCAAGATGGGGCCAAGTTCCTTGTCCTAAAGTCTTTAGAAGAGACTATGTACAGATGAGAACCCAAAATCCTCATTTGAGGAATTCACTGGCTTCAGCTTCTCCAACTTATTTCGTAGAACCAAAAGTTGTCCTCTCTGCTGGTCTAACTGTGGAGGAAGACTTTCAAGAATCGGATAAGATCCTACTCAAAGAAGTTTGCAAGCTAAGAACTCAG GTTGAAAGTCTTGAAAGATTATGTGaaacaagaaaggagaaaattcAAGAGAGTCAACAAAAAGTTGAAGAAGCCTGGTCAGTGGCTAAAGAGGAAGCTTCTAAGAGTAAAGCAGCAAAAGAAGTTATAAAAGCTTTGACATCTAGG CTTCAGGAAATGTCAGAGCGCTTTTTTGCTGGAGCAGAAGCTAATGTTCAAGCTATTGCAAATGTACTGCAGACAACATCAACATATTCAGATAGCCAAAATCATACAAGTGGACACCGAATTGTTGTGCCTGTTGCAAACACACAACTAGAGGAGAGAAATGTTGATAGCCTATGTGGTTCTCCAATTGTATTCTCTAGTACTTTGAGATCCTTCTATAACAAAGAAGACAACGTGGACTCCCGATCAACAGAAGAGTCTTGTAAAGAAGCTGATCATGTCCAAGCTGGGATCAGAACATCAAAAGTTGAATGGGTGGAACAGTATCAACTCGGTGTCTTCATTACGTTGACAATACTGCCAAGTGGAAAGAAGGGACTCAAGCGAGTCAGATTCAG TAGGAAAAAGTTCACTGAGAAGGAAGCAAAGAAGTGGTGGGAAGAAAATCAGCTTTCTGTGTACAAAAAGTATGATGTTGAAGGATATGAAAATGTGAACCAAGTTTTGCTGAAGAAGTAG